The following proteins come from a genomic window of Micromonospora zamorensis:
- a CDS encoding N-6 DNA methylase — translation MCETFGVQENPTITAAEIARLAGVGRAAVSNWRKRHPDFPAPVGGTTASPEFDLIQVEQWLRTQGKLPELATADRLWRHLAAASDSPAAGLAAVGAFLLARQRGSRSGHPDAQLAPLLPDVDALADELGAQGAFDELWQRFSAPGPGRPFATPDDLADLMIGLASVGGGSVLDPAAGSGAILRAAVRAGSTSVYGQELDPDLAKLASLWLALHDVSGEVSTGDSLRTDAFAGRTVDAVVCHPPFGATNWGDEELGHDPRWIVGTTPRTEPELAWAQHALAHLRVGGHAVLLMPPTVASRRAGKRIRGELLRRGHLRAVIALPPGVAAPHGVPLHLWVLRRAATDAPPPARALLIDAAGGDLADTAPRVLNAWRAFAAASDGDVEEAGFARAVPVIELLDEDVDLTPARRQPAVVGEATGEHLVRTRERLAAIVGELPALLPQVTPAPDGADGLFLTVGELAKTGALQLIGPVRAGTSAPAPDGPPVLTVPDVLAGVEASGRVDDRFGQEIPLAVGDVVVPMIARQLTARVVTAEGALLGRNLYLLRPNPAALDPWFLAGQLRTSANEKQSSSLSGTMRLDIRRAQVRRLPLDEQRAYGAAFRRLEAFEAAVRETAVLGAELVQLTADGLARGVVRPDDAVR, via the coding sequence ATGTGCGAGACTTTCGGCGTGCAGGAGAACCCGACCATCACGGCAGCGGAAATCGCCCGGCTCGCCGGCGTCGGTCGCGCTGCGGTCAGCAACTGGCGTAAACGGCATCCCGACTTCCCCGCCCCGGTGGGCGGGACGACGGCGAGCCCCGAGTTCGACCTGATCCAGGTCGAGCAGTGGCTACGCACCCAGGGCAAGCTCCCCGAGCTCGCCACCGCCGACCGGCTCTGGCGCCACCTCGCCGCGGCCAGCGACTCCCCGGCCGCCGGTCTCGCCGCGGTCGGCGCTTTCCTGCTGGCCCGACAGCGCGGCTCCCGCAGCGGCCACCCCGATGCACAGCTCGCCCCACTCCTGCCCGACGTCGACGCCCTCGCCGACGAGCTGGGCGCGCAGGGCGCGTTCGACGAGCTGTGGCAGCGGTTCTCCGCACCAGGCCCCGGCCGCCCCTTCGCCACCCCCGACGACCTCGCCGACCTGATGATCGGGCTCGCCAGCGTCGGCGGCGGCTCAGTGCTCGACCCGGCCGCCGGCTCCGGCGCCATCCTTCGGGCCGCCGTCCGCGCCGGCAGCACCTCCGTGTACGGGCAGGAACTCGATCCTGACCTGGCCAAACTCGCCAGCCTGTGGCTGGCACTGCACGACGTGTCCGGCGAGGTGAGCACGGGGGACTCGCTGCGCACCGACGCCTTTGCCGGCCGAACCGTCGACGCCGTCGTCTGCCACCCACCGTTCGGCGCCACCAACTGGGGCGACGAGGAACTCGGCCACGACCCCCGCTGGATCGTCGGCACCACACCCCGTACCGAACCGGAGCTGGCCTGGGCGCAACACGCCCTGGCCCACCTGCGGGTCGGCGGACACGCCGTCCTGCTGATGCCACCTACTGTCGCCAGCCGGCGCGCCGGCAAACGGATCCGCGGCGAACTGCTGCGCCGAGGCCACCTGCGTGCCGTCATCGCGCTTCCACCGGGGGTGGCGGCGCCGCACGGCGTACCCCTGCACCTGTGGGTGCTGCGACGCGCCGCGACCGACGCGCCGCCACCAGCGCGGGCGCTGCTGATCGACGCCGCCGGCGGTGACCTGGCCGACACCGCGCCGCGCGTGCTGAATGCGTGGCGGGCCTTCGCCGCCGCATCGGACGGCGACGTCGAGGAGGCCGGGTTCGCCCGCGCGGTCCCGGTCATCGAACTGCTCGACGAGGACGTCGACCTCACCCCCGCGCGCCGGCAACCCGCCGTCGTGGGCGAGGCAACGGGAGAGCATCTGGTACGCACCAGAGAACGGCTGGCCGCCATCGTCGGCGAGCTGCCGGCGCTGCTACCGCAGGTCACACCCGCTCCCGACGGGGCGGACGGCCTCTTCCTCACGGTGGGGGAGCTGGCGAAGACCGGGGCCCTTCAACTGATCGGCCCGGTCCGCGCCGGCACGTCCGCACCCGCGCCCGACGGGCCGCCGGTGCTCACCGTGCCGGACGTGCTCGCCGGTGTGGAGGCGTCCGGACGGGTCGACGACCGGTTCGGGCAGGAGATCCCGCTTGCTGTCGGGGACGTGGTGGTGCCGATGATCGCGCGGCAACTCACTGCCCGGGTGGTCACCGCCGAGGGGGCGCTGCTGGGGCGCAACCTGTACCTGTTGCGGCCCAATCCGGCGGCGTTGGATCCGTGGTTCCTGGCCGGTCAACTGCGGACGTCGGCGAACGAGAAGCAGTCGTCGAGCCTGTCCGGGACGATGCGGCTCGACATCCGGCGGGCTCAGGTGCGGCGGTTGCCGCTGGACGAGCAGCGGGCTTACGGGGCAGCGTTTCGGCGGCTTGAGGCGTTTGAGGCGGCGGTGCGGGAGACTGCGGTTTTGGGGGCGGAGCTGGTGCAACTCACCGCTGACGGGTTGGCGCGGGGGGTCGTGCGGCCGGACGACGCCGTCCGATGA
- a CDS encoding DUF4352 domain-containing protein, with protein MRKTTTLALIATGLIALGCGSGAADKASSSSGDEGGTKAGTSTSDKGDAKGEEKPAATAKIGQPARDGKFEFTVKSAKCGVAKIGNDMLGQKAQGQFCLVTVNVKNIGKEAQMFDGSSQKAYAADGTEYSADSGAAIYANKNAETFLNDINPGNQVNGVVVFDIPKNVKLTKLELHDSMFSGGVDVTLG; from the coding sequence ATGCGCAAGACCACGACTCTCGCTCTGATCGCCACCGGTCTCATCGCCCTGGGCTGCGGCTCCGGTGCCGCCGACAAGGCGAGCAGCTCCAGCGGCGACGAGGGCGGCACCAAGGCCGGCACTTCCACCAGCGACAAGGGCGACGCCAAGGGCGAGGAGAAGCCGGCGGCGACCGCCAAGATCGGCCAGCCGGCCCGCGACGGCAAGTTCGAGTTCACGGTGAAGTCCGCCAAGTGCGGCGTCGCCAAGATCGGCAACGACATGCTCGGCCAGAAGGCGCAGGGCCAGTTCTGCCTGGTCACGGTCAACGTGAAGAACATCGGCAAGGAAGCGCAGATGTTCGACGGCAGCAGCCAGAAGGCGTACGCGGCCGACGGCACCGAGTATTCCGCCGACTCCGGCGCGGCCATCTACGCCAACAAGAACGCCGAGACGTTCCTCAACGACATCAACCCCGGCAACCAGGTCAACGGCGTCGTGGTCTTCGACATCCCGAAGAACGTCAAGCTCACCAAGCTCGAGCTGCACGACTCGATGTTCTCCGGCGGCGTCGACGTCACCCTCGGCTGA
- a CDS encoding ribonuclease HI, which yields MRPDEFLRALTQLPPPLHERVLILRPYTRATRCDDCQGIGDAVHLALTAAHYDELTSAGELLDAAERLAAEHAEHVPPRPDQQRGRGQVVRWAQASGPLVAATDASWKGRAGGIGYVVSDGRYGLLGRGTGRLDPTGRSRVLVDELRAVDYLLTGYDEVPVGMSVLLDSLTAVRYLHRWQGGETDAMPAGYNLRQRRWSDQPTLVRLADQVANRPDLTFAHVKGHSGHPLNEAADGLCHMARRRREESFDLRPRAHALVDAFLHDWHANATV from the coding sequence GTGCGCCCCGATGAGTTCCTCCGCGCCCTGACCCAACTTCCCCCGCCACTGCACGAGCGCGTCCTCATCCTTCGCCCCTACACCCGCGCCACACGTTGCGACGACTGCCAGGGCATCGGTGATGCCGTCCACCTCGCCCTCACCGCCGCCCACTATGACGAGCTGACCTCGGCCGGCGAACTGCTCGACGCAGCCGAGCGGCTCGCTGCCGAGCACGCCGAGCATGTCCCGCCGCGCCCGGACCAGCAGCGCGGGCGCGGCCAGGTAGTCCGCTGGGCGCAGGCGTCCGGCCCGCTGGTGGCCGCAACCGACGCCAGTTGGAAGGGCCGCGCCGGTGGCATCGGGTACGTCGTCAGCGATGGCCGTTACGGTCTGCTCGGGCGGGGCACCGGCCGGCTCGACCCGACCGGCAGATCCCGGGTGCTCGTCGACGAACTGCGCGCGGTCGACTATCTGCTCACCGGGTATGACGAGGTGCCAGTGGGCATGAGCGTGCTGCTGGACAGCCTGACGGCCGTGCGGTATCTGCACCGCTGGCAGGGCGGCGAAACCGATGCGATGCCCGCCGGATACAACCTGCGGCAGCGCCGCTGGTCGGATCAACCGACCCTGGTCCGGCTCGCCGACCAGGTGGCCAACCGACCCGACCTGACCTTCGCGCACGTGAAGGGCCACAGCGGCCACCCGCTCAACGAGGCTGCCGACGGACTGTGTCACATGGCCCGCCGCCGGCGGGAGGAGTCCTTCGACCTGCGTCCTCGGGCGCACGCCCTGGTCGACGCGTTCCTGCACGACTGGCACGCGAACGCCACGGTCTGA